One part of the Andrena cerasifolii isolate SP2316 chromosome 4, iyAndCera1_principal, whole genome shotgun sequence genome encodes these proteins:
- the LOC143368149 gene encoding uncharacterized protein LOC143368149 isoform X4 produces the protein MVSPCLSLVAAGVASGICFLIFSNVLRGKPGDPKQGGKQIPVDENRCACCLKPFFLSRGVRCNDCGARSCRKGCSRWDTTDNAWHCLFCRQQRYWLNKTRLATSTGLIDEKDLHRHFNTAKSRVYVAGVENAAASSGVASAGEKEEANTMETIRDFVEKLVEGLIGNVDDAPINRLYDHPACKLKYKSSTDSPTMAHTALRDIVERAVEEARKLPGLGGSCSETGRPQEARDIAEHSYEDLLATAILNKVIEKYQKEQVDGNSNVLNGKPVPAAKCALSESEIGFDEGVEEGCSSLEPLSQDECGSECSASCSRHHRNHAEPLSLTIEERIEEVTTTYASDEYPRDNDVLAIRNAHRVPFPELGMDIIDPSQESSEDSQDEPGTLTPHIGLISPIESWEENWLFQKKRVQTQADPVAMLVPNPSADFKALIGDKDAEDTSDLSECSSAQSDEEIEKELMEAIINVVPRSPKESQFENGLDSCLEASGDVSMKGNHAEALSNNACAVNQKADGSENTGARVPMRPCNEQNKSEGYSEGIDRVRRAEVREEDIEQKVKVNEAKEVEKPSSPDCIMDTEGNSVKADTKQEKPAAEWISVISNEVKMIELERRVAHEKSEEDAAGNATNVEDPTNAYQLGELEDTVQNNSSNSNESARSPTAPLLERNASNVPKTPTSTPTGISMAEANLESENDAEVTTLRDERVLSSLECAKMKLMAVDRDAAEPIKDDAKCIQLRADFHAEDIQQESEYTEHYDIATQRHLDSLTKTDTSVVENGTTDDENVESKCRAAVALVDPESASQLSLRNRKSEEEIQLATPPRPGTIAEREHKKWENAAPIENNPYSEENIQKRLWERQYSRRSSDIPGIHAELPKSNGADLEVVLAHQEPDIKRFGRDYYINDSRASSNEKGRRSAASTSSRPSSSLSQRSSSTGADQEHQVSYQLEKFEAASLRGSLSRRTYRDPYSSPHFAINPLLRMDLDDSEPTRPTERSNDRVESDDAPGGRPLSVERRMIAGKAKLPTRIAEDGRETAGSGGTMDRNSASERSIAQGGSSNESLRVNDDFAPMLPENSCFALNGSAEKVAYNPLYIAEENITAVADRCNPDGDSGMYSIDPRDVEDSKEQDQDCYKRLWVDEWDRNAKENQILSANGRRYWSFDGYKYHTFGGIKNIGIRPVEDSDEENSKPGTPDESSSFDLADFAKLKFQTFGGIKGNRKIDGKGIPTYRKVKLRSSSRGSKSKSSRHSLNESILQNENGVSDTENEGKDTVYENFDSRAGRKADRQVENSKRFQSRQAPRHTRPSSYRSSSDDDWQDEVLGAQDKMMSKFIKDASRKARLRPRSEDSVYFLNTSRRKVFDDGPKKLGSQSKLRTSDDNESLKLEPPIEPEVVERTFETLRDLRVNGRKKKQKCCEHRSSKKLGVRSLSDVTIW, from the exons GAGTGGAAAATGCAGCAGCCAGTTCAGGAGTGGCTTCGGCCGGCGAGAAAGAAGAGGCGAACACGATGGAAACGATTCGAGACTTCGTTGAGAAGCTAGTGGAGGGTTTAATCGGCAACGTGGATGACGCCCCGATCAATCGACTGTACGATCACCCAGCATGTAAGTTAAAAT ACAAATCCAGCACAGACTCGCCGACGATGGCGCACACGGCGCTCCGTGACATCGTCGAGCGCGCCGTGGAGGAGGCAAGGAAGCTGCCGGGCCTCGGCGGAAGCTGCAGCGAGACCGGGAGGCCCCAGGAAGCGAGGGACATCGCGGAGCACAGCTACGAGGACCTGCTGGCCACCGCGATACTTAACAAG GTCATCGAGAAATACCAAAAGGAACAGGTGGACGGTAATAGCAACGTTCTGAACGGGAAACCGGTGCCGGCGGCCAAGTGCGCGTTGA GCGAAAGCGAGATCGGCTTCGACGAGGGAGTCGAGGAAGGCTGCAGCAGCTTGGAGCCTCTGTCACAGGACGAATGCGGCAGCGAATGCAGCGCGTCCTGCTCCAGACACCATCGAAATCACGCAGAGCCGTTATCCTTAACG ATAGAGGAACGAATAGAGGAAGTGACCACAACGTACGCGTCCGACGAGTACCCCAGAGATAACGATGTGTTGGCCATTAGGAATGCTCATCGAGTGCCATTTCCTGAACTTGGAATGGACATCATCGATC CTTCGCAGGAATCATCGGAGGACAGCCAGGACGAGCCAGGCACACTAACGCCTCACATAGGCCTGATCTCCCCCATTGAGTCATGGGAAGAGAACTGGCTGTTCCAGAAGAAGAGGGTCCAGACCCAGGCCGACCCCGTGGCCATGTTGGTACCGAACCCCAGCGCCGACTTCAAGGCTCTGATAGGCGACAAAGACGCAGAGGACACGTCTGACCTATCCGAGTGCTCCTCGGCGCAATCCGACGAGGAAATCGAGAAGGAACTGATGGAGGCCATAATCAACGTCGTCCCCCGGTCTCCGAAGGAATCGCAATTCGAGAATGGCTTAGACAGCTGTTTGGAAGCGTCCGGCGACGTTTCGATGAAGGGAAACCACGCAGAAGCACTTTCCAATAATGCATGCGCGGTCAATCAGAAAGCTGACGGCTCGGAAAATACCGGCGCTCGGGTTCCCATGCGCCCGTGCAACGAGCAGAATAAAAGCGAAGGATACAGCGAAGGAATCGATCGGGTGCGTCGGGCGGAGGTGCGAGAGGAGGATATTGAGCAGAAAGTAAAAGTCAATGAAGCCAAAGAAGTTGAAAAACCGAGCAGCCCCGACTGTATAATGGACACTGAAGGAAACTCAGTGAAAGCTGATACAAAGCAAGAGAAACCAGCTGCAGAGTGGATAAGTGTAATCAGCAACGAGGTAAAAATGATTGAACTGGAACGTCGAGTGGCTCACGAGAAATCTGAAGAGGACGCTGCAGGAAATGCGACGAATGTGGAGGATCCGACGAACGCGTATCAACTAGGAGAGCTGGAGGATACTGTTCAGAATAATTCATCGAATTCCAACGAGTCGGCGAGATCGCCAACGGCCCCTCTGTTGGAAAGAAATGCTTCGAATGTGCCAAAGACGCCCACCTCGACGCCGACGGGGATTTCCATGGCGGAAGCCAATCTCGAAAGTGAGAATGACGCGGAAGTCACCACTCTGAGGGATGAGCGTGTTCTCAGCTCACTGGAATGCGCCAAGATGAAGCTGATGGCCGTCGATCGTGACGCTGCAGAACCGATCAAGGATGACGCCAAGTGTATTCAGCTCAGGGCTGACTTTCATG CTGAAGATATTCAGCAAGAAAGCGAGTACACCGAGCATTACGACATCGCCACCCAGAGGCACTTGGACAGTCTGACGAAGACTGATACTTCTGTCGTGGAAAATGGCACGACTGATGACGAGAACGTGGAAAG CAAGTGCCGAGCGGCCGTGGCGCTCGTCGACCCTGAATCAGCCTCCCAGCTGTCCCTGCGGAACAGGAAATCGGAGGAAGAGATTCAGCTGGCCACACCTCCGAGACCAG GCACGATCGCCGAGCGCGAGCACAAGAAGTGGGAGAATGCCGCGCCGATCGAGAACAACCCCTACAGCGAGGAGAACATCCAGAAGAGGCTGTGGGAGAGGCAGTACTCCAGAAGATCGTCCGACATTCCTGG AATTCACGCCGAATTGCCGAAGAGCAACGGGGCGGATTTGGAAGTGGTTCTGGCCCACCAAGAACCGGACATCAAAAG GTTCGGCAGGGACTACTACATCAACGATTCACGAGCGTCGAGCAACGAGAAGGGACGAAGGTCGGCAGCGTCCACCTCCAGCAGACCGAGCAGCTCGTTGTCCCAACGATCGAGCTCGACAGGCGCTGACCAGGAACATCAGGTGAGTTACCAACTCGAAAAATTCGAGGCGGCCTCCCTGCGCGGCAGCCTTTCTAGACGGACCTATCGCGATCCGTACTCCAGTCCTCACTTCGCGATCAACCCTCTTCTGCGCATGGATCTCGATGATAGCGAGCCAACCAGGCCTACCGAACGGTCTAACGATCGCGTCGAAAGCGACGACGCCCCTGGCGGGAGGCCATTGTCCGTGGAACGTCGCATGATCGCTGGGAAGGCGAAGCTTCCGACAAGAATCGCGGAAGACGGAAGAGAAACGGCAGGAAGTGGAGGAACGATGGATAGAAACAGTGCGAGTGAACGTTCCATCGCTCAGGGGGGATCTTCTAACGAATCTCTGCGAGTTAACGATGATTTCGCGCCCATGCTGCCAGAAAACAGTTGCTTCGCATTGAACGGCTCCGCTGAGAAGGTGGCTTACAATCCGCTTTACATCGCCGAGGAGAATATAACCGCTGTAGCGGATAGATGCAATCCAGATGGCGATTCAGGAATGTATTCCATCGACCCGCGCGATGTGGAAGATAGCAAGGAGCAAGATCAGGATTGTTATAAGAGGCTTTGGGTCGACGAGTGGGACAGGAATGCGAAAGAGAATCAGATTCTCTCGGCTAACGGGAGGAGATACTGGAGCTTCGATGGCTACAAGTATCACACGTTCGGGGGGATAAAGAATATCGGTATCAGACCCGTGGAAGACTCCGACGAGGAGAACTCAAAGCCAGGAACGCCTGATGAATCCTCGAGTTTCGACCTCGCAGATTTCGCTAAGTTGAAGTTTCAGACGTTCGGGGGCATAAAGGGGAACAGGAAGATCGACGGGAAGGGAATACCCACTTACAGAAAGGTCAAACTGAGATCTTCATCGAGAGGTAGCAAAAGCAAAAGTTCAAGACACTCTTTGAACGAATCCATTCTACAAAATGAGAACGGAGTAAGTGATACAGAAAATGAAGGAAAGGACACTGTGTACGAGAATTTCGATTCACGAGCTGGTAGAAAAGCTGATAGGCAAGTAGAGAATTCTAAAAGGTTCCAAAGTAGACAAGCTCCGAGGCACACGCGGCCCTCATCTTATCGGTCATCCTCCGATGACGACTGGCAAGACGAAGTCCTCGGTGCTCAAGACAAAATGATGTCGAAATTCATCAAGGATGCCTCCAGGAAGGCGAGATTACGCCCTCGCTCGGAGGATTCCGTGTATTTCCTGAACACATCCAGGAGAAAAGTGTTCGACGACGGTCCTAAGAAACTCGGATCGCAAAGCAAGCTTCGCACCTCCGACGACAATGAAAGTTTGAAGCTGGAGCCGCCTATAGAGCCAGAGGTCGTCGAGAGAACTTTCGAGACTTTGCGGGACCTTCGAGTCAATGGCAGGAAGAAGAAACAGAAATGCTGCGAGCACAGGTCGAGCAAAAAGCTGGGAGTGAGAAGTCTGAGCGACGTGACGATATGGTGA